The following proteins are co-located in the Pseudomonas fluorescens genome:
- a CDS encoding LysR family transcriptional regulator, with translation MATPRFDGVELFLQIVESGNLTEAAERLNLTRSAVGKGLARLEARLGTCLLQRSTRRQRLTEDGQAYYEHCLRALAELEAAESVLESGRQQPRGRLRASLPLAFGHHYAAPALWGLMDRYPQLEIEISFSDRLTDLAQEGFDVAVRIGPLPDTDRLSARRLGEQSVGLAASPAYLQRVGPIERIEDLAGHRGIAYRCAHSHRTGVTSPLVLDDLQAVADAAIAGVGLAWLPSWLIAHYVLRGQLEAVLPSYRDQPAPIHVIWPTATHMPAKTRCAIDALVAATPSCLAGS, from the coding sequence ATGGCCACCCCGCGTTTTGATGGCGTTGAACTCTTCCTGCAAATTGTCGAGAGCGGCAACCTGACTGAAGCTGCCGAACGCCTGAACCTCACCCGTTCTGCGGTGGGCAAGGGTTTGGCGCGGTTGGAAGCCCGTTTGGGCACCTGCCTGTTGCAGCGCTCCACCCGCCGCCAGCGTCTGACCGAGGACGGGCAGGCCTACTATGAGCATTGCCTGCGTGCACTGGCAGAGTTGGAGGCCGCCGAATCGGTGCTCGAGAGTGGCCGCCAGCAACCGCGTGGACGGCTAAGGGCAAGCTTGCCGCTGGCCTTTGGTCACCACTATGCGGCGCCTGCTTTGTGGGGGTTGATGGACCGATACCCGCAATTGGAGATCGAGATTTCTTTTTCTGACCGGCTGACAGATCTGGCCCAGGAAGGTTTCGACGTTGCCGTGCGTATCGGCCCGCTCCCGGATACCGACCGCCTGAGTGCACGCCGCCTGGGTGAACAGTCCGTGGGCCTGGCCGCTTCGCCGGCCTACCTGCAGCGTGTCGGGCCGATAGAGCGTATCGAGGACCTCGCCGGTCACCGAGGCATTGCCTACCGTTGCGCTCATTCGCATCGCACCGGTGTGACCTCGCCTTTGGTGCTGGACGACCTCCAGGCCGTGGCCGATGCCGCCATCGCTGGCGTGGGCCTGGCCTGGTTGCCGAGTTGGTTGATTGCGCACTATGTGCTGCGTGGCCAACTGGAAGCGGTACTGCCCAGCTACCGCGACCAGCCTGCGCCGATCCATGTGATTTGGCCCACGGCCACGCACATGCCGGCCAAGACGCGCTGCGCCATCGACGCCCTGGTCGCGGCGACCCCCAGTTGCCTGGCGGGCAGTTAG
- the fecA gene encoding TonB-dependent Fe(3+) dicitrate receptor FecA, producing MPQQPTLLARTLRQLLLGASLSLTVLPQVMAADAKPYHIAPATLEAALNQFGREAGVLISFGSEVTAGMHSGGLSGNYSAAEGLHKLLEGTGLQARAEGDNAYSLQPANGPATLELQTSSVVGDWLGDAAQTNVFEHPGARDVIRREEFERQGATQARDVLNRIPGVNAPENNGTGSHDMALNFGIRGLNPRLASRSTVLMDGIPVPFAPYGQPQLSFAPISMGNMDAVDVVRGGGAVRYGPQNVGGIVNFVTRAIPDAPTVKGGLQTETSPSSSHDGFKTTGNLLAGGTADNGLGGAILYSGTRGGDWRENSNTRIDDLILKGKYQLDDANSFNAMAQYYEGQADMPGGLNVKDYKADPYQSTRPYDKFWGRRTMFNAGYRYQQDRREFTANTFFTTTLRNGYLDQGNFLSLSPREYWVRGLETRFAQGFDIGPSSHEVGVGYRYINEAGHELRYRTPISANQQLPTTNSRNDRDTRGATEANAFFVDDRIDIGKWTITPGVRYEMIESQQTNNLTNVKYKGDYNTALPALNVLYHLTEDWNLYANTEGSFGSVQYSQMPNRVTSGEVKPEKARTWELGTRYDNGTLRAEIGAFLINFDNQYDSNQTNDSVIARGETRHQGIESSINYALDGLSPVLAGFDVYATYAYVDATIRENGPNKGNRVPFSSKHKGTLGVGYTEGRWKLNLDSSYQSSQFADNANTQAETADGANGRIPGYMLFSSRAAYDFGPQLSDLNVAVGVKNIFNKQYFTRSFDDNNKGKYVGEPRTVYVQTSIAF from the coding sequence ATGCCCCAGCAACCGACGCTTCTCGCCCGCACCTTGCGCCAACTCCTACTGGGCGCCAGCCTGAGCCTTACCGTGCTGCCGCAGGTGATGGCTGCCGATGCCAAGCCGTATCACATCGCCCCGGCGACCCTGGAAGCAGCGCTGAATCAATTTGGGCGTGAGGCTGGCGTGTTGATTTCTTTCGGTTCCGAGGTCACCGCCGGCATGCACAGCGGTGGGTTATCGGGCAATTACAGCGCTGCCGAAGGCCTGCACAAACTGCTGGAGGGCACCGGCCTGCAAGCCCGTGCCGAAGGTGATAACGCCTACAGCCTGCAACCGGCCAACGGCCCCGCAACCCTCGAACTGCAAACCTCAAGCGTGGTCGGCGACTGGCTCGGCGACGCGGCGCAAACCAACGTGTTCGAACACCCCGGTGCGCGTGATGTGATCCGCCGTGAAGAATTCGAGCGCCAGGGCGCGACCCAGGCCCGTGACGTGCTCAACCGCATCCCCGGCGTCAACGCCCCGGAAAACAACGGCACCGGCAGCCACGACATGGCGCTGAACTTCGGCATTCGCGGCCTCAACCCGCGCCTGGCCTCGCGCTCCACCGTGCTGATGGACGGCATCCCGGTGCCCTTCGCACCGTATGGCCAACCGCAGCTGTCCTTCGCGCCGATCAGCATGGGCAACATGGACGCAGTCGACGTGGTACGCGGCGGCGGTGCGGTGCGCTACGGCCCGCAAAACGTCGGCGGCATCGTCAACTTCGTGACCCGCGCGATCCCGGATGCGCCGACGGTCAAAGGCGGCTTGCAGACCGAGACCAGCCCATCCTCCAGCCACGATGGTTTCAAAACCACCGGCAACCTGCTGGCCGGCGGCACCGCCGACAATGGCCTGGGCGGCGCGATCCTGTACTCCGGCACCCGTGGCGGTGACTGGCGCGAAAACAGCAACACGCGCATCGACGACCTGATCCTCAAGGGCAAATACCAACTGGACGACGCCAACAGCTTCAACGCCATGGCGCAGTACTACGAGGGCCAGGCCGATATGCCCGGTGGCTTGAACGTCAAGGACTACAAGGCTGATCCGTATCAGTCCACGCGCCCCTACGACAAATTCTGGGGCCGCCGTACGATGTTCAACGCCGGTTACCGCTACCAGCAAGACCGCCGCGAATTCACCGCCAACACCTTCTTTACCACCACGCTGCGTAACGGCTACCTGGACCAGGGCAACTTCCTCTCACTGTCACCCCGCGAGTATTGGGTGCGCGGCCTGGAAACCCGCTTCGCCCAAGGCTTCGACATCGGCCCGAGCAGCCATGAAGTGGGCGTCGGTTACCGCTACATCAACGAAGCCGGCCACGAATTGCGCTACCGCACGCCGATCAGCGCCAACCAGCAGTTGCCGACCACCAACAGCCGCAATGACCGCGACACGCGAGGTGCCACCGAGGCCAACGCGTTTTTCGTCGACGACCGCATTGATATCGGCAAGTGGACCATCACCCCGGGCGTGCGCTACGAGATGATCGAGTCTCAGCAGACCAACAACCTGACGAACGTGAAGTACAAGGGCGATTACAACACCGCACTGCCGGCGCTGAATGTGCTTTACCACCTCACCGAAGACTGGAACCTCTACGCCAACACCGAAGGCTCATTCGGCAGCGTGCAGTACAGCCAAATGCCGAACCGGGTGACCAGCGGCGAAGTGAAACCGGAAAAAGCCCGTACCTGGGAGCTCGGCACGCGCTATGACAACGGCACCTTGCGTGCGGAAATCGGTGCGTTCCTGATTAACTTCGACAACCAGTACGACAGCAACCAGACCAACGATTCGGTGATCGCCCGCGGTGAAACGCGTCATCAGGGCATCGAGTCGAGCATCAACTACGCGCTCGACGGTTTGAGCCCGGTGCTCGCAGGGTTTGATGTGTACGCCACCTATGCCTATGTGGACGCGACCATCCGTGAAAACGGCCCGAACAAAGGCAACCGCGTCCCCTTTTCGTCCAAGCACAAAGGCACGCTCGGCGTGGGTTACACCGAAGGCCGCTGGAAACTCAACCTCGACAGCAGCTACCAGAGCAGCCAGTTCGCCGACAACGCCAATACCCAGGCTGAGACCGCCGACGGCGCCAACGGACGCATCCCCGGCTACATGCTGTTCAGCAGCCGCGCGGCGTATGACTTTGGCCCACAACTGTCGGACTTGAACGTGGCCGTCGGGGTGAAAAACATCTTCAACAAGCAGTATTTCACCCGCTCGTTCGACGACAACAACAAGGGCAAATACGTGGGCGAGCCGCGCACCGTCTACGTGCAAACCTCCATCGCGTTCTAA